The following coding sequences lie in one Pontibacter sp. G13 genomic window:
- a CDS encoding MBOAT family O-acyltransferase: MLYNSLEFACFYAIIFALYWAARGRTKVQNILILASSYFFYGWWDWRFLGLIVFSSLVDYFVGIQIADSPTQQKRNRWLILSLSINLGLLGIFKYYGFFVDSFIDLFSKMGYDLPPRTLQIILPVGISFYTFQTLSYSLDIARRRLKPSRDLISFLAFVSFFPQLVAGPIERASNLLPQFSKPRSFNATKAVDGLRQVLWGLFKKVVVADSLGEIVDLVANYPESYRASVLLLGVFFFATQLYCDFSGYSDMAIGFARMMGFDLMRNFNYPYFARDIMDFWRRWHISLTTWFRDYVFMPLSGGKVVTNKWVLIRNYILTFTISGLWHGANWTFVVWGFLHGLYHIPYILFPQLRVQVKETKPPYTLMGTAKAALQMGIVWGMNLFALVFFMSKDLKHAFTYLDNMAKFALLRMPNMYVKEFLWVVVFMLAEWSQMHFKKKHPLEIGNWPTVLRWTVYYALAFIVLYYNYDRRAFIYFQF, encoded by the coding sequence ATGCTTTATAATTCCCTAGAGTTTGCCTGCTTTTATGCGATCATCTTTGCCCTCTATTGGGCGGCCAGAGGTCGAACCAAGGTGCAGAATATCCTCATTCTGGCCAGTAGCTACTTCTTTTATGGCTGGTGGGATTGGCGATTCTTGGGACTGATCGTGTTTAGCAGCCTGGTGGACTACTTCGTCGGTATCCAAATTGCCGATAGTCCGACCCAACAAAAGCGCAATCGATGGCTGATTCTGAGCCTTTCGATCAATCTGGGCTTGCTGGGCATCTTCAAATACTACGGATTCTTTGTAGACAGCTTCATCGACTTATTTTCGAAGATGGGGTATGATCTTCCTCCAAGGACTCTACAGATCATTCTACCCGTCGGAATCAGCTTCTACACCTTCCAGACCCTCAGTTATAGCTTGGACATCGCCCGAAGAAGGTTGAAACCCAGTCGGGATCTGATCAGCTTCCTCGCATTCGTCAGCTTTTTCCCACAATTGGTGGCCGGGCCGATCGAACGTGCCTCCAACCTCCTTCCTCAATTCTCCAAACCGAGATCATTCAACGCTACCAAAGCCGTAGACGGTCTACGCCAAGTCCTTTGGGGCCTTTTCAAGAAAGTCGTGGTGGCGGATTCGCTCGGCGAGATCGTGGATTTGGTGGCCAACTATCCAGAGAGCTACCGAGCGAGTGTGTTGCTACTTGGGGTTTTCTTCTTTGCTACGCAGTTGTATTGCGACTTCTCCGGCTATTCGGATATGGCTATTGGGTTTGCCCGGATGATGGGATTCGACCTGATGCGCAATTTCAACTATCCGTATTTCGCGCGAGACATCATGGATTTTTGGCGCAGATGGCACATTTCCCTGACCACATGGTTTCGGGACTATGTGTTCATGCCATTGAGCGGGGGCAAGGTCGTCACCAACAAATGGGTCCTGATCCGCAATTATATCCTGACCTTTACGATTTCAGGCCTTTGGCACGGAGCCAACTGGACGTTTGTCGTCTGGGGTTTTCTCCACGGGCTATACCATATTCCCTACATCCTGTTTCCGCAATTGCGTGTGCAGGTCAAGGAGACCAAACCACCCTATACCCTGATGGGGACTGCCAAGGCAGCACTTCAGATGGGCATTGTGTGGGGGATGAATCTATTTGCGTTGGTATTCTTCATGTCCAAAGATCTGAAGCATGCCTTCACCTATCTGGATAACATGGCGAAATTTGCCTTACTCCGGATGCCCAATATGTATGTCAAGGAATTTCTCTGGGTGGTGGTATTCATGCTTGCAGAATGGAGTCAAATGCACTTCAAGAAGAAGCATCCACTCGAAATCGGCAATTGGCCTACGGTGTTGAGATGGACCGTGTATTACGCCTTGGCATTCATCGTATTGTACTATAATTACGACCGCAGAGCTTTTATCTATTTCCAGTTTTGA
- a CDS encoding hydroxymethylglutaryl-CoA reductase, with protein sequence MFVPSLLLKQLYTFGSMVNDDQCVRFSLKNRLSDATVTGIHFIQIDGKDIPLDSVQLVLENGTSLPPFEVTKQTPIDFPLKSILEIAVQMEPLEEGKYPIVIEFETKPFGKLKLKVEDAIRSDNRRPWMIPRDNHDDYSPEIIRKRQALIEEFSKKPLEHIPQYSFDPTLLRGNVEHFTGIAQIPMGFAGPIKINGEHANGSFLIPLATTEGTLVASYNRGIKLVNECGGVKCSVVEDAMQRAPVFVMKDARAVRTFVKWVKDHFKEIAEQAESTTSVGKLSYIDPYQASKFAYLRFNFTTGDAAGQNMVGRATFAACSWILDHYQANEIQHFFLESNLATDKKASQVNIMHTRGKRVTAEVVVKRELLNQYMRVDTTSLAFHNGVANIGAILSGANNNGLHSANAITAMFIATGQDVANVSESSAGIVYTNLTPDNDLYFSITIPSLIVATYGGGTGLATQRESLEVMDCYGKGKVHKLAEIIAGVVLAGELSLASAISSSDWVSSHEQYGRNR encoded by the coding sequence ATGTTTGTCCCCAGTTTGCTCCTGAAGCAGCTTTACACCTTCGGAAGTATGGTCAATGATGACCAATGCGTACGCTTCTCCCTGAAGAATCGCCTCTCCGATGCAACCGTTACCGGAATTCATTTCATCCAGATCGACGGGAAGGATATTCCCTTGGATTCCGTCCAATTGGTTTTGGAGAATGGCACCTCCCTCCCGCCATTCGAAGTGACCAAACAAACGCCCATCGATTTTCCGCTCAAATCCATTCTGGAGATTGCGGTTCAGATGGAGCCATTGGAGGAAGGCAAATATCCCATTGTCATCGAATTCGAGACCAAGCCATTCGGCAAACTGAAACTCAAGGTAGAGGACGCCATCCGCTCAGACAATCGTCGGCCGTGGATGATTCCTCGGGACAACCATGATGACTATTCCCCCGAAATCATCCGGAAACGCCAAGCACTGATCGAAGAGTTCTCCAAGAAACCATTGGAGCACATTCCTCAATATTCCTTTGATCCAACCTTGTTGAGGGGCAATGTGGAGCATTTCACAGGGATCGCACAAATCCCCATGGGATTTGCTGGCCCAATCAAAATCAATGGGGAACATGCCAACGGCTCCTTCCTGATTCCGCTAGCGACCACTGAGGGCACGCTCGTGGCTTCCTACAATCGTGGGATCAAACTGGTCAATGAATGTGGAGGGGTGAAATGCTCTGTCGTTGAAGATGCCATGCAACGTGCGCCGGTGTTTGTCATGAAGGATGCTCGGGCAGTGCGGACTTTCGTAAAATGGGTCAAAGACCACTTCAAGGAAATCGCTGAACAGGCCGAATCCACTACTTCTGTCGGAAAGCTTTCCTACATCGATCCCTATCAGGCGAGCAAATTTGCCTATTTGCGGTTCAACTTCACGACAGGCGATGCTGCCGGTCAAAATATGGTGGGCCGGGCGACCTTCGCAGCTTGCAGTTGGATTCTGGACCATTATCAGGCCAATGAGATCCAGCACTTCTTTTTGGAATCCAATCTCGCAACCGACAAGAAAGCCTCCCAGGTAAACATCATGCATACCCGAGGAAAAAGGGTAACTGCCGAGGTCGTGGTGAAAAGAGAATTGCTGAATCAATACATGCGGGTGGACACGACCAGCTTGGCATTTCACAACGGAGTTGCCAACATCGGGGCGATTTTGTCCGGTGCCAATAACAATGGCCTGCATAGTGCCAATGCCATTACCGCGATGTTCATCGCCACAGGACAGGATGTCGCCAACGTATCGGAGTCTTCTGCTGGGATTGTGTATACCAATCTGACACCTGACAACGATCTGTACTTCTCGATCACCATTCCGTCGCTGATTGTGGCCACTTATGGTGGAGGTACTGGACTAGCCACCCAACGAGAGAGCCTGGAGGTGATGGATTGTTATGGCAAAGGCAAGGTGCACAAGCTAGCAGAAATCATCGCAGGAGTGGTATTGGCGGGCGAGCTGTCGCTAGCATCGGCCATCTCCTCATCAGACTGGGTATCAAGCCATGAGCAATATGGCCGCAATCGATAA
- a CDS encoding 2,3,4,5-tetrahydropyridine-2,6-dicarboxylate N-succinyltransferase: MEELRNLIEAAWEDRSLLQQDATQTAIRTTIEELDKGRLRCAQPTEDGWQVNDWVKKAVILYFPIQQMEVIETPPFEYHDKMLLKTDYKAQGVRVVPPATARYGAHIASGVVMMPSYVNIGAYVDSGTMVDTWATVGSCAQIGKNVHLSGGVGIGGVLEPVQAAPVIIEDDAFIGSRCIVVEGVRVGKEAVLGANVVLTASSKIIDVSGPEPVEYKGYVPPRSVVIPGSIPKDFPAGTFNVSCALIIGQRKPSTDKKVSLNDALRNFNVSV; the protein is encoded by the coding sequence ATGGAAGAGCTTCGCAATTTGATAGAGGCGGCTTGGGAAGATCGTTCCCTGCTGCAACAAGACGCCACCCAAACGGCCATTCGCACCACCATCGAAGAATTGGACAAGGGAAGGCTCAGATGTGCCCAACCTACCGAAGATGGATGGCAAGTGAATGACTGGGTCAAAAAGGCCGTCATTCTCTATTTCCCTATCCAGCAAATGGAAGTGATCGAAACTCCCCCCTTCGAGTATCACGACAAAATGCTCCTCAAAACCGATTACAAGGCGCAAGGAGTTCGTGTCGTACCGCCTGCTACCGCTAGATATGGCGCTCACATTGCCAGTGGCGTAGTGATGATGCCTTCCTACGTGAATATCGGTGCATATGTAGACAGCGGAACCATGGTGGACACTTGGGCGACTGTAGGCTCATGCGCACAGATCGGCAAAAATGTCCACTTGAGCGGTGGCGTGGGAATCGGTGGCGTACTTGAGCCCGTTCAGGCTGCTCCCGTGATCATTGAGGATGATGCATTCATCGGTTCAAGATGTATCGTGGTAGAGGGCGTAAGAGTCGGCAAAGAAGCTGTACTCGGTGCCAATGTAGTATTGACTGCTTCCTCCAAGATTATCGATGTTTCTGGGCCTGAACCTGTCGAGTACAAAGGGTACGTTCCGCCGAGAAGCGTCGTAATTCCCGGCAGCATCCCTAAGGATTTTCCTGCAGGAACCTTCAATGTATCCTGTGCATTGATTATCGGTCAGCGCAAACCTTCTACCGACAAGAAGGTTTCCTTGAATGATGCCCTCAGAAATTTCAACGTAAGCGTATAA
- a CDS encoding thioredoxin domain-containing protein, with translation MANRLLQETSPYLLQHAHNPVDWYPWGPEALKRAQEEDKPLLVSIGYAACHWCHVMERESFENEEVAKIMNEKFICIKVDREERPDIDQIYMDAVQLMTQRGGWPLNAFALPDGRPIYGGTYFPKDNWTQVLNQVSDFYHNQREKSEDYALNLVAAMEQMDQVDSAPGPSDFSPEEMALVNARWTNELDRTWGGRMVQANKFPLPQNNLFLLRSAFLSNDPELEQLVALNLTKMAQGGIYDQLGGGFSRYSVDKYWKVPHFEKMLYDNGQLVSLYAEAYRVDPQPLYRKVVEESIGFILRELTSPEGGFYSSLDADSEGVEGKFYTWTFEEVMEVLGESGKTFADYFNVHPNGNWEETNVLFVLETEEEFAHRWGLDPAEVKQSVAESKVKMMAARDQRIRPGLDDKILTSWNALMLKGLVDAYVALGDQEFLEAAIRNAEFLRSNLWAEGRLYRNYKEGTRTIPGFLEDYAFLADALFALYQATFDEQWLNWCLELVEVIWARFPDAGSGLFFFTSDEADILVRRKVERQDDVTPSSNSVLANLLHELGLLMDRDDFRGKALDMIGIMRDDLMKLPPWHAGWAQFMLKLGYPHFEVAITGPEVMKLRQQIASWYYPNTILSGALAHSDLPILRDRFFNESTIFVCTGHTCKLPVHDAESAVRQMMGMFSQSE, from the coding sequence ATGGCCAACCGACTCCTCCAAGAGACTAGCCCCTATCTCCTCCAACACGCTCACAATCCCGTAGATTGGTACCCTTGGGGCCCTGAAGCCCTGAAGCGCGCCCAAGAAGAAGACAAGCCACTACTGGTCAGTATCGGTTATGCCGCCTGCCACTGGTGTCATGTCATGGAACGCGAATCCTTCGAAAATGAGGAAGTGGCTAAGATCATGAATGAAAAATTCATCTGTATCAAGGTGGATCGCGAGGAGCGTCCTGATATCGACCAGATATACATGGATGCTGTGCAGCTTATGACGCAGCGAGGTGGTTGGCCGCTCAATGCATTTGCATTGCCGGATGGTCGCCCGATCTATGGGGGGACTTATTTTCCCAAGGACAATTGGACACAGGTGCTCAACCAAGTCTCCGATTTCTACCACAATCAGCGTGAAAAATCTGAAGACTACGCCCTCAATCTGGTAGCGGCGATGGAGCAAATGGATCAAGTCGATTCCGCCCCCGGTCCCTCTGATTTTTCCCCGGAGGAAATGGCGCTCGTGAACGCACGCTGGACCAATGAACTGGATCGGACTTGGGGAGGCCGAATGGTGCAAGCCAACAAATTTCCACTCCCTCAGAACAATCTGTTCCTCCTGAGATCTGCCTTTCTGTCCAATGATCCTGAACTGGAACAATTGGTAGCGCTCAACCTGACCAAGATGGCCCAAGGGGGAATTTATGATCAGCTAGGTGGGGGATTCTCTAGATATTCAGTGGACAAATACTGGAAGGTTCCGCACTTCGAGAAGATGCTTTATGACAATGGCCAGCTCGTAAGTCTTTATGCTGAGGCATATCGGGTGGACCCTCAACCGCTTTATCGCAAGGTAGTGGAGGAATCCATCGGCTTTATATTGCGTGAACTGACCTCTCCTGAAGGGGGATTCTATTCTTCTTTGGATGCAGATAGCGAAGGCGTAGAAGGGAAATTCTACACATGGACCTTCGAGGAAGTAATGGAGGTGCTTGGGGAATCCGGCAAAACGTTTGCTGATTACTTCAATGTGCATCCCAATGGCAACTGGGAGGAGACCAATGTCTTGTTTGTCCTGGAGACTGAGGAGGAATTTGCCCATCGATGGGGACTTGATCCTGCCGAAGTCAAGCAATCTGTAGCCGAAAGCAAGGTCAAGATGATGGCCGCCCGCGATCAGCGAATTCGTCCGGGGTTGGATGACAAGATCTTGACCTCTTGGAATGCTTTGATGTTGAAAGGACTGGTAGATGCCTATGTGGCTTTGGGGGATCAGGAATTTCTGGAAGCTGCCATTCGAAATGCCGAGTTCCTTCGATCCAATCTATGGGCAGAAGGCCGTCTCTACCGAAACTATAAAGAAGGGACTCGTACCATTCCCGGTTTCTTGGAAGATTACGCGTTTCTGGCTGATGCGCTATTTGCACTTTACCAGGCGACATTTGACGAGCAATGGCTCAACTGGTGTTTGGAACTCGTGGAGGTGATTTGGGCGCGTTTCCCAGATGCAGGAAGTGGCCTCTTTTTCTTCACCTCAGATGAAGCAGATATCTTGGTTCGTCGCAAAGTGGAACGTCAAGACGATGTGACTCCATCTTCCAATTCCGTTTTGGCCAATCTGCTGCATGAGCTGGGCTTACTCATGGATCGGGATGATTTCCGCGGCAAAGCGCTGGACATGATCGGCATCATGCGAGACGATTTGATGAAGCTCCCGCCTTGGCATGCTGGCTGGGCACAGTTCATGCTCAAATTGGGCTATCCACACTTTGAAGTGGCGATCACAGGACCCGAAGTGATGAAGCTTCGTCAACAAATTGCTAGTTGGTACTATCCAAACACCATCTTGTCCGGAGCTTTGGCACATTCGGATCTTCCGATTCTACGTGATCGTTTTTTCAATGAATCCACAATTTTTGTGTGCACAGGTCATACGTGCAAATTGCCAGTTCATGATGCTGAAAGTGCTGTTCGCCAAATGATGGGGATGTTTTCTCAATCGGAATAA
- a CDS encoding tetratricopeptide repeat protein: protein MRNLTLTWLLMVCCWTWVQGQDVHELDSISHKFSSLQSKEETLNFLLEHGSNFVWDDLDSGRVYMNRCLEYALEDQNLLAKGMAYSGIGDLYRRMGKTERAWYSFDRAEESFKSAGSPPDEISLLYTRRGAVAFQIADHETSNHWYSKALAVADSAGLELAAGRALHNMAALYGTLGRNKEALQCYIRSKDVFAKYDDSRSEAICRGNISLIYLEEGDHQKALDELIKLIPLQRTLGDLIGITATYSNMGDAYKALNDPDNALHYYRLALQLRLKNNQRFEIISNYNDISEVFLSLSPLDLANLDSAKRYASLAEVYNNDGTNVMQSARTSQLLGEMFMKQDNVNRALPYLVSSLEEFKKSGQVNNQVTLCGLLASAYSQVGNYQEAFKCMEHQRLLRDSLISMGAETHSSAIFSEYDLQKQVAELRDAEEKRQMARWTNYALVCLVVILLLIGGMGYTSLRYREQSRISRLLARKNEEIQEQNRKLELYNADLEQFAFAVSHNLKEPLRRIGSYTGLIERKYGSLFDLDGKAYLNYALTGVEQMNDLLKDLLIYVQIGKGTLNLETIHLESTLNHVKKAFQHEIRNFHVDIRTIPASLPAIEGNRRAIELLMTHLMSNAIKFRKPDIPPQVVISYQQEEGKHILAFRDNGIGMDPQYHRKVFGIFQRLHTSQEYPGTGIGLAICHKVVHLHNGEIRISSELDKGTTFWIELPVVDLTKEELTDDQLV, encoded by the coding sequence ATGCGAAATCTTACGCTTACTTGGCTCTTGATGGTATGCTGCTGGACTTGGGTCCAAGGACAGGATGTACACGAACTGGATAGTATTTCCCATAAATTCTCTTCGCTTCAATCCAAGGAGGAAACCCTGAATTTTTTGCTGGAGCATGGCTCTAATTTCGTTTGGGATGACTTGGATTCAGGTCGAGTCTATATGAACCGTTGTCTTGAGTATGCGCTAGAAGATCAGAATCTTCTAGCCAAGGGGATGGCTTATAGTGGCATCGGCGATTTGTATCGCAGAATGGGGAAAACAGAGCGGGCCTGGTACTCTTTTGATCGAGCTGAGGAAAGTTTCAAATCAGCGGGTTCACCTCCAGATGAAATCTCCCTGCTTTATACGCGGCGTGGTGCTGTAGCATTCCAAATTGCGGACCACGAAACTTCCAATCATTGGTATTCCAAAGCTTTGGCTGTAGCCGACTCCGCTGGACTGGAATTGGCCGCAGGAAGGGCGCTGCACAATATGGCAGCGCTTTATGGCACATTGGGGCGCAACAAAGAAGCACTTCAATGCTATATCCGATCCAAGGATGTTTTTGCCAAATACGATGATTCTCGTTCTGAGGCGATTTGCCGGGGCAATATCTCCCTGATTTATTTGGAAGAGGGAGATCACCAAAAAGCCCTCGACGAATTGATCAAACTCATCCCACTTCAACGGACCTTGGGAGACTTGATTGGGATTACGGCCACATATTCCAATATGGGAGATGCCTACAAGGCGCTCAATGATCCGGACAATGCGCTACATTATTATCGTTTGGCACTTCAACTGCGCCTGAAAAACAACCAGCGCTTTGAAATTATTTCCAACTATAACGATATCTCGGAGGTTTTTCTCTCCTTGAGCCCGCTGGACCTCGCTAACTTGGATAGTGCCAAGCGCTACGCAAGTTTGGCAGAAGTATATAACAACGATGGCACCAATGTCATGCAAAGTGCACGCACCAGTCAGTTGCTTGGTGAAATGTTCATGAAGCAGGACAATGTGAATCGCGCACTGCCTTATCTTGTCAGCAGCCTAGAGGAATTCAAAAAATCAGGTCAGGTCAACAATCAGGTGACCCTGTGCGGGTTGTTGGCTTCTGCATATAGCCAAGTCGGCAATTATCAGGAGGCCTTCAAATGCATGGAGCATCAGCGATTGCTGAGAGATAGCCTCATCAGTATGGGCGCCGAAACCCATAGTTCTGCCATTTTCTCCGAATATGATCTCCAAAAACAAGTAGCTGAACTTCGGGATGCCGAAGAGAAACGCCAAATGGCCCGATGGACCAATTATGCGTTGGTTTGTTTGGTGGTTATTTTGTTGCTGATTGGAGGGATGGGATATACCTCTTTGAGATATCGTGAGCAATCCCGCATTTCCCGATTGCTAGCCCGGAAAAACGAAGAGATTCAAGAGCAGAACCGAAAACTGGAGCTGTACAATGCAGACCTTGAGCAGTTTGCCTTTGCAGTTTCCCACAATCTCAAAGAGCCGCTTCGCCGAATTGGTTCCTATACAGGTTTGATCGAGCGAAAGTATGGCAGTCTCTTTGATCTGGATGGCAAAGCCTACCTCAATTATGCTTTGACAGGCGTGGAGCAGATGAACGATTTGCTCAAGGACCTTTTGATCTATGTTCAGATCGGCAAAGGAACACTCAACCTTGAAACGATCCACTTGGAATCTACCCTCAATCATGTCAAAAAGGCTTTCCAGCACGAGATCAGAAATTTCCACGTAGACATCCGAACGATCCCTGCGAGTCTTCCTGCAATCGAAGGCAATCGCCGCGCTATCGAGTTGTTGATGACGCATTTGATGAGCAATGCCATCAAGTTCCGTAAGCCTGACATCCCTCCGCAGGTCGTGATCTCCTACCAACAGGAAGAAGGGAAGCATATCCTCGCTTTTCGCGACAATGGCATCGGCATGGACCCACAATATCACCGCAAGGTATTTGGAATCTTCCAACGTCTGCATACGTCGCAGGAATACCCCGGAACAGGGATTGGATTGGCGATATGCCACAAGGTCGTCCACCTGCACAATGGAGAAATTCGTATTTCCTCCGAGTTGGACAAGGGAACGACCTTTTGGATTGAATTGCCAGTAGTGGATCTGACGAAAGAAGAACTGACGGACGATCAGCTCGTCTAA
- the hslV gene encoding ATP-dependent protease subunit HslV, which translates to MNQTIHATTVLGVIHNGQVALGADGQATLGNTVAKNNVKKVRKLGSTGIMVGFAGSTSDAFTLVERFEEKLNMYRNGLKRAAIELAKDWRTDRYLRRLEAMLVVMDQEDGLIISGTGDVLAPDEGILSIGSGSNFARSAALALKRHASHLSAEEIVRQALTIAADICIYTNHNLEILSMDQKVGEQES; encoded by the coding sequence ATGAACCAGACCATTCACGCCACAACAGTCCTGGGCGTCATACACAATGGACAAGTGGCCCTCGGAGCAGACGGACAAGCCACCCTCGGGAACACCGTAGCCAAAAACAATGTCAAGAAGGTCCGGAAGCTGGGCAGCACCGGAATCATGGTAGGGTTTGCGGGGTCGACCTCTGACGCCTTCACCTTGGTGGAGCGATTTGAGGAGAAACTCAATATGTACAGAAATGGACTCAAGCGAGCAGCCATCGAGCTTGCCAAGGATTGGCGGACGGATCGCTACTTACGAAGACTAGAAGCCATGCTGGTCGTCATGGATCAGGAAGATGGGTTGATCATCAGCGGTACTGGAGACGTTTTGGCTCCCGACGAAGGGATTCTCAGCATTGGTTCAGGCTCCAATTTTGCGAGATCTGCAGCCTTGGCCCTAAAGCGCCATGCAAGCCATCTATCTGCCGAAGAAATCGTGCGCCAGGCACTCACCATAGCTGCCGATATCTGCATCTACACCAACCACAACTTGGAGATCCTCAGCATGGATCAGAAGGTAGGTGAACAAGAATCCTGA
- a CDS encoding NADH-quinone oxidoreductase subunit I — translation MWFSLSHMFRKRQTMMYPEEKPDLGPEFRGRPVLVAENGKERCVACGLCARACPPFAISMQAGPDEDERKERGPEVFEIDMLRCIFCGYCEEVCPEEAIVMSPYYDFNFQARENAKFGKDKLVKDKAELQGRLDFLQARRNANYGDVYNFEESNNIHTYRNRDSQ, via the coding sequence ATGTGGTTCTCCCTAAGCCACATGTTCCGGAAAAGACAGACCATGATGTATCCGGAAGAAAAGCCGGATTTGGGTCCTGAATTCCGTGGACGTCCCGTACTCGTAGCTGAAAACGGGAAGGAACGATGCGTTGCTTGTGGCCTCTGTGCCCGCGCATGCCCTCCATTTGCCATCTCCATGCAGGCTGGTCCCGACGAGGATGAGCGTAAGGAACGTGGTCCCGAGGTATTTGAAATCGACATGCTTCGCTGTATTTTCTGCGGATACTGTGAGGAAGTATGTCCAGAAGAGGCTATCGTAATGAGCCCCTACTACGATTTCAATTTCCAAGCGCGTGAAAACGCCAAATTCGGCAAAGACAAGCTCGTCAAGGACAAGGCCGAATTGCAAGGTCGTCTAGACTTCCTCCAAGCACGTCGCAATGCAAACTATGGAGATGTCTACAACTTCGAAGAGAGCAACAACATTCACACCTATCGCAACCGCGATTCCCAGTAG
- a CDS encoding geranylgeranylglycerol-phosphate geranylgeranyltransferase yields the protein MLQDIKHFFQISRPINLLIAWITYGLACYLSTSRSLDFLSDPLFWITSGTLVLITATGYWINDVYDFRIDRINRPNKTVVNALLSVKKVLTVYFFTMSFIAVFSILIIGGWAGKIPNMLVNLAAMTLLFVYAARLKRIGVVGNLAIAFLISLVLVQAYYLYDQDPSMPILWAVMFSFEITLIREITKDVEDIQGDLKFKLTTLPIMIGIRRTKWVLAGLYLVFWLSCFLPTIYTYQRFGQIRETFVILIALLVQLPCLVLFIKMMRSSRPKEFGFQSRMLKILMILGIVTLFFL from the coding sequence ATGTTGCAGGACATTAAACATTTCTTCCAGATTTCCAGGCCTATCAACCTCCTCATCGCTTGGATTACCTATGGACTTGCCTGTTATCTTTCCACTAGCAGGTCACTGGATTTTCTTTCAGATCCGCTTTTCTGGATCACCAGCGGTACTTTGGTGCTCATCACCGCCACCGGATACTGGATCAATGATGTGTATGACTTCCGCATCGACCGGATCAATAGACCCAACAAAACGGTAGTCAATGCCCTGCTTTCTGTCAAGAAGGTCCTTACGGTCTACTTTTTCACGATGTCCTTCATCGCGGTATTTTCCATTCTCATTATCGGGGGCTGGGCAGGCAAAATCCCCAATATGCTCGTCAATCTCGCCGCCATGACGCTCCTATTCGTATATGCCGCCCGACTCAAACGCATCGGCGTAGTCGGCAATCTGGCCATCGCATTCTTGATCTCTTTGGTGCTGGTTCAAGCATATTACCTCTATGATCAAGACCCGAGTATGCCGATTCTGTGGGCGGTCATGTTTTCATTCGAGATCACCCTCATCCGCGAAATCACCAAGGATGTCGAGGACATTCAAGGAGACCTGAAATTCAAGCTCACCACACTTCCCATTATGATCGGAATTCGCCGAACCAAATGGGTCCTCGCAGGACTCTATCTGGTCTTTTGGCTGAGCTGCTTCTTGCCGACCATTTACACCTACCAACGATTTGGCCAAATCCGGGAAACCTTTGTCATTCTGATAGCGCTCCTCGTGCAATTACCTTGCCTCGTTTTGTTCATCAAGATGATGCGATCCTCCCGCCCCAAAGAATTTGGCTTCCAAAGCCGCATGCTCAAAATCTTGATGATCCTGGGGATTGTGACCTTGTTTTTCCTCTGA